One stretch of Spartobacteria bacterium DNA includes these proteins:
- a CDS encoding response regulator, whose protein sequence is MMNILIVDDDDISRAKIVHLLSDYGICVEAEDGQDALCHFGKAFGSGTPFDFITMDIGMPGLDGYDVVKAIRRWEQAHAPKAYSPVKIAMLTSQRDMNSIYTSHGHHCDHYIVKPVTSVNMHECMRKLNCIETGLPIASESCPAHQDEANEFDTLKAKVGKLIGQLEEKTLIIQDLERKCQQADIEKQEFMLTISHELRTPLSGVLGMADLLFETDLNDMQTSFAQTIQESGHAILQLVEELIDMASIRSCQCYLAPFAFSLPQQLKPFHEAMEQEAKTKGLVYTHEMDPAIPDEFFGDARRLLQVITILVKNAIKFTATGSVAIKGTLQEETQHHAMLRFTVKDTGVGIAPADQKKIFKAFSQLDGSMTRSFGGTGVGLSIAHSLASFMGGGIYVKSQLGAGSTFSFTVCLQRADTPDAETLTHPDSTGYVVRSLVISPDTSLCHVMGTACRGWGLRCQTTDDVSSAFDQITSACEQGDPFKIIVLDEAIKTQPGGIALSDATAKDQEQNHTQIFWLRTATDRDGSLTEGSGQTILKPIQFEDVHSKLKSVLNIMPAAHGSTPFLG, encoded by the coding sequence ATGATGAATATACTGATTGTTGATGACGATGATATATCCCGGGCTAAAATTGTACACCTCCTTTCAGATTATGGTATCTGTGTGGAAGCAGAAGACGGACAGGACGCCCTCTGCCATTTTGGTAAAGCTTTCGGAAGCGGGACTCCCTTTGATTTTATCACTATGGATATTGGGATGCCCGGACTCGACGGGTATGATGTTGTTAAAGCCATTCGGCGATGGGAACAGGCACATGCGCCAAAGGCATACAGCCCCGTTAAAATTGCGATGCTGACATCTCAACGCGACATGAACAGTATTTATACATCCCATGGACATCATTGTGATCACTACATTGTGAAACCAGTCACCTCGGTAAACATGCATGAATGCATGCGGAAACTCAATTGCATCGAAACAGGTCTGCCGATCGCATCAGAATCCTGTCCAGCCCACCAAGATGAGGCAAACGAATTCGATACGCTGAAAGCAAAAGTAGGAAAACTCATAGGTCAGCTTGAAGAAAAAACACTGATCATACAGGATTTGGAACGGAAATGCCAACAGGCTGATATCGAAAAGCAGGAATTCATGCTCACCATCAGTCATGAACTGCGAACCCCTCTTTCCGGTGTGTTGGGAATGGCAGATCTCTTGTTTGAAACCGACTTAAACGACATGCAGACGTCCTTTGCCCAAACCATTCAAGAAAGTGGTCATGCCATATTGCAGCTCGTGGAGGAGCTTATTGACATGGCATCCATTCGATCGTGCCAATGTTATTTGGCTCCTTTTGCCTTCAGCCTTCCTCAGCAATTAAAGCCATTCCATGAAGCCATGGAACAGGAAGCAAAAACGAAGGGGCTGGTTTACACGCATGAAATGGATCCAGCGATCCCTGATGAATTTTTCGGAGATGCCCGGCGTTTATTACAAGTCATTACCATTCTGGTGAAGAATGCCATAAAATTCACTGCGACCGGCAGTGTGGCGATCAAAGGAACTTTGCAGGAAGAAACGCAGCATCACGCCATGCTCCGTTTTACCGTAAAAGATACAGGTGTCGGCATTGCCCCCGCCGATCAGAAAAAAATATTCAAAGCCTTTTCACAACTCGACGGTTCGATGACCAGGTCGTTTGGCGGCACCGGAGTCGGTCTGTCCATCGCTCATTCCCTGGCATCGTTCATGGGCGGAGGCATATATGTAAAAAGCCAACTGGGCGCAGGCTCAACGTTTTCCTTTACGGTCTGTCTGCAGAGGGCCGACACCCCTGACGCAGAAACATTGACGCATCCGGATTCCACAGGATATGTCGTGCGCAGTCTTGTTATCAGTCCTGACACGTCTCTTTGCCATGTCATGGGCACCGCTTGTCGGGGCTGGGGGCTCAGATGTCAAACAACCGATGATGTATCATCCGCTTTTGATCAAATAACCTCCGCCTGTGAACAGGGCGATCCGTTCAAGATCATCGTTCTCGATGAAGCCATAAAAACCCAGCCCGGAGGCATCGCTCTTAGTGACGCAACGGCAAAAGACCAGGAACAGAACCATACGCAGATTTTCTGGCTGAG